In a genomic window of Gossypium arboreum isolate Shixiya-1 chromosome 7, ASM2569848v2, whole genome shotgun sequence:
- the LOC108486993 gene encoding uncharacterized protein LOC108486993 has protein sequence MMGDHFVLLVDRLLTESTLEAAIESKKQLQLGMPSASKHDIIEFSSMDDNVGSSPSKLVECRICHDDDEDLNMEIPCSCRGSLKYAHRKCVQRWCNEKGDIVCEICHQQFKPGYTAPPPLFHYGSVPMNFRGNWEISRRDLPTPHFITVVTDDRDFLETEIDDYSAPRSRSLICCRVIAITFMVLLVLRHTLPVVISGAGDYSLTLFTLLMLRAIGIMLPIYIMVKAFTAIQRRQHHQDPQFSLDASDEESDLPQLHQPHSRLIRVH, from the exons AT GATGGGAGACCATTTTGTGTTGCTTGTGGACCGGCTATTGACCGAATCCACCCTTGAAGCTGCTATTGAGAGTAAAAAACAATTACAACTAGGCATGCCCTCAGCAAGCAAACATGATATAATTGAATTTTCATCTATGGATGACAATGTTGGTTCCTCTCCAAGTAAATTAGTAGAATGTAGGATTTGTCATGATGATGATGAAGATTTGAACATGGAGATACCCTGTTCTTGTCGTGGCAGCTTGAAG TATGCTCACCGTAAATGTGTGCAGAGGTGGTGCAATGAAAAGGGTGACATAGTCTGTGAGATTTGCCACCAG CAATTTAAGCCCGGTTATACGGCACCGCCTCCTTTATTTCATTATGGAAGTGTTCCTATGAACTTCAG AGGGAATTGGGAAATTTCAAGGAGAGACTTGCCGACTCCGCATTTTATAACAGTAGTCACCGATGATCGTGATTTTCTGGAAACTGAGATCGATGATTACTCAGCTCCTAGATCACGAAGCCTGATATGTTGTCGCGTCATTGCTATAACT TTTATGGTTCTTCTGGTTCTACGCCACACTCTTCCGGTCGTAATCAGTGGCGCTGGAGACTATTCATTGACATTGTTCACG TTACTAATGTTGAGAGCCATTGGGATTATGTTGCCTATATATATCATGGTTAAAGCTTTTACTGCTATCCAACGCCGCCAACACCATCAG GATCCTCAGTTTTCCCTTGATGCATCGGATGAAGAAAGTGATTTACCGCAATTGCACCAGCCGCATTCACGTTTGATTCGAGTACATTAG
- the LOC108477010 gene encoding eukaryotic translation initiation factor 5-like, with product MALLNIGAGNSDDAFYRYKMPKMITKVEGRGNGIKTNIVNMVDVAKALARPVSYTTKYFRCELGAQSKFDEKTGISLVNGSHDTAKLARLLENFINKYVQCYGCGNPETEIFITKNQMIKLNCVACGFVSDVDMMDKLTSFILRNRAEPKKRSDKKAMKRAEKERPKKGEAAAAAADDVQWQTDTSMEAVRQRIKEQLTVVTADMVMLSTLKKPKVTTKASNKGQMIALLEALFEGIEKGFAKEVIKKKNYLAVVAKDKGSLLLLLKAIESFCGKANSNALKEVALVLKTLYDVDVLEEEYVLQWHQQGLIGKNKGSQIWKNVKPFIDWLQSAESESEEE from the coding sequence ATGGCATTGCTAAACATTGGTGCTGGAAATAGTGATGATGCCTTCTACAGGTATAAGATGCCAAAAATGATCACCAAGGTTGAAGGTCGAGGAAATGGCATTAAAACAAACATAGTCAACATGGTTGATGTTGCAAAGGCATTGGCAAGGCCAGTTTCTTATACAACCAAGTATTTTCGTTGTGAGCTTGGTGCACAGTCTAAATTTGATGAAAAAACAGGGATTTCTCTTGTTAATGGATCCCATGACACTGCTAAACTTGCAAGACTTCTTGAAAACTTTATCAACAAATATGTGCAGTGTTATGGTTGTGGAAACCCTGAAACTGAGATATTTATAACTAAGAATCAGATGATAAAATTGAACTGTGTTGCATGTGGTTTTGTTTCTGATGTTGATATGATGGATAAGTTGACAAGTTTCATATTGAGAAATCGAGCTGAACCGAAGAAGAGATCAGACAAGAAGGCGATGAAGAGAGCTGAAAAAGAGAGACCTAAGAAAGGTGAAGCTGCTGCCGCCGCTGCTGATGATGTGCAATGGCAAACTGATACATCAATGGAGGCAGTTCGGCAGCGAATAAAGGAGCAGTTGACTGTTGTAACAGCAGATATGGTCATGTTATCAACCTTAAAGAAACCGAAGGTGACGACCAAGGCAAGCAACAAGGGACAGATGATTGCTCTGTTAGAGGCCTTATTTGAAGGCATTGAGAAAGGGTTTGCAAAAGAAGTGATTAAGAAGAAAAACTACCTCGCTGTTGTTGCTAAAGACAAGGGATCTCTGTTGCTTCTACTTAAAGCCATAGAGTCATTTTGTGGAAAAGCTAACTCAAATGCATTGAAGGAAGTCGCTTTAGTTTTGAAAACACTCTATGATGTTGATGTATTAGAGGAGGAATATGTACTTCAATGGCATCAACAAGGTTTGATAGGGAAGAACAAAGGGTCTCAGATATGGAAGAATGTAAAGCCTTTTATTGATTGGCTTCAAAGTGCAGAATCAGAATCTGAAGAAGAATGA